The following proteins are co-located in the Callospermophilus lateralis isolate mCalLat2 chromosome 8, mCalLat2.hap1, whole genome shotgun sequence genome:
- the Rps3a gene encoding small ribosomal subunit protein eS1: MAVGKNKRLTKGGKKGAKKKVVDPFSKKDWYDVKAPAMFNIRNIGKTLVTRTQGTKIASDGLKGRVFEVSLADLQNDEVAFRKFKLITEDVQGKNCLTNFHGMDLTRDKMCSMVKKWQTMIEAHVDVKTTDGYLLRLFCVGFTKKRNNQIRKTSYAQHQQVRQIRKKMMEIMTREVQTNDLKEVVNKLIPDSIGKDIEKACQSIYPLHDVFVRKVKMLKKPKFELGKLMELHGEGSSSGKATGDETGAKVERADGYEPPVQESV; the protein is encoded by the exons ggtTGATCCATTTTCTAAGAAAGATTGGTATGATGTGAAAGCACCGGCAATGTTCAATATAAGAAATATTGGAAAAACATTAGTCACCAGGACTCAGGGAACCA AAATTGCTTCTGATGGCCTCAAGGGTCGGGTGTTTGAAGTGAGTCTTGCTGATCTGCAGAATGATGAAGTTGCGTTTAGGAAGTTCAAACTGATTACTGAGGATGTTCAGGGAAAAAACTGCCTGACCAACTTCCATGGCATGGATCTTACCCGTGACAAAATGTGTTCCATGGTCAAAAAATGGCAG ACGATGATCGAGGCTCATGTTGATGTCAAGACTACCGATGGTTATTTGCTGCGTCTATTCTGTGTTGGTTTTACTAAAAAACGCAACAATCAGATTCGGAAGACTTCCTACGCTCAGCACCAGCAGGTTCGCCAAATCCGGAAGAAGATGATGGAAATCATGACCCGGGAAGTGCAGACAAATGACTTGAAAGAAGTTGTCAATAAACT GATTCCAGACAGCATTGGGAAAGACATAGAGAAGGCTTGCCAATCAATTTATCCTCTTCATGATGTCTTTGTTAGAAAAGTAAAAATGCTGAAGAAGCCCAAGTTTGAAT tgggaAAACTCATGGAGCTTCATGGTGAAGGTAGTAGTTCTGGAAAAGCTACAGGAGATGAGACGGGTGCTAAAGTTGAACGAGCTGATGGATATGAACCACCAGTTCAAGAATCtgtttaa